From the Priestia koreensis genome, one window contains:
- a CDS encoding cytochrome C assembly family protein, which produces MIDISLTRVYELIIILYAFSVLLYFTDFLIHNRKVRTAAFWLLSIVWLLQTIFLLAKMIETGRFPILTIFEGLYFYSWVLISLSLLIYRLFRVEFIAFFTNVIGFFIMSLHTFTPIQATSNIEAEKLVSELLVIHITMAILSYGAFSISFVLSCLYLIQYNLLKKKKWGKRLLRIEDLSKLDSLSFVLNVIGIPLLLLSLLLGLIWANIKIPDFYWYDTKVIGSFLVLIFYSVYMYVRVKKEIYGKSIAIWNVGLFLLVLINFFLFGSLSNFHFWDS; this is translated from the coding sequence ATGATTGACATTAGTTTAACAAGGGTGTATGAACTAATCATTATCCTGTACGCATTCAGCGTTTTATTATATTTTACAGATTTCCTTATTCATAACCGGAAGGTCAGAACAGCTGCCTTCTGGTTACTTTCTATTGTATGGCTTTTGCAAACGATTTTCTTGCTCGCCAAAATGATTGAAACAGGAAGATTTCCGATTTTAACGATTTTCGAAGGATTATATTTTTATTCATGGGTACTTATTTCGTTATCATTACTTATTTATCGCTTGTTTAGAGTGGAATTTATTGCGTTCTTTACGAATGTTATTGGCTTTTTCATTATGTCATTGCATACGTTTACACCTATTCAAGCAACGTCAAATATTGAAGCAGAGAAGCTTGTTTCAGAGCTTTTGGTGATTCACATTACGATGGCGATTTTATCGTACGGAGCGTTTTCCATTTCATTTGTTTTGTCGTGCTTATACTTAATTCAATACAATTTGCTGAAAAAGAAAAAGTGGGGGAAACGTCTGCTGCGAATAGAAGATTTATCAAAGCTCGACTCACTTTCTTTTGTACTTAACGTAATTGGCATACCACTTTTACTACTGTCACTGCTGCTCGGGCTAATTTGGGCGAACATTAAAATCCCCGATTTCTACTGGTACGATACGAAGGTTATTGGGTCCTTTTTAGTTCTCATTTTCTATAGCGTGTACATGTATGTTAGAGTGAAGAAGGAGATTTATGGAAAGTCTATTGCTATATGGAATGTAGGACTATTTTTACTCGTACTAATAAACTTTTTCTTATTTGGAAGTTTGTCAAACTTTCATTTTTGGGATTCTTGA